In Citrus sinensis cultivar Valencia sweet orange chromosome 3, DVS_A1.0, whole genome shotgun sequence, the sequence CCATAAAGTAGAAAACACGTGAATATGCATATATGGTACATATCATGCAAACACTCATCACAAAAGCAAACTAAGacaatattgaaatttgatcAATGTGGATTATTCCTCTACTAACTTCACTTATAGACAATAAATAATTGTATGCATGCAGATATTCATGAATTTTAGGGTGCCAATACAACAATCGTACTTTTCTAGGATGTCCTGGTGTctcacttctttttttttcccccccatACTAAGGAACTGGaaattgtataatttaatGCATAAAGTGTTACATCTGTATTGCAGGGCAGTTCAAACTATATCCAAAAAAACCAAAAggtgaataaaaaaagtacGGAAAATTACAAGCCATTCAATTTAGTTACATTGTGGTTCAAAAAGTTTTAACAATGCTATAACAGCTTTACTCTCCTTATTAAAGTTGCAAAatatcaacaaatttttttttatatgtttgcACCATGCAAAAGCAGATCAAAAACTCCATAATCAAACACAGTTCACCAAGAAACTTGTGAagaactaatttaattttccccATTCCCTCCTATGGGATACACATCTTGCTTGATCTCCAAAACATAGAAGTTTGGATCATGCAAAAGGGGAAAAATATTGATATGGTCAAGGCACTGAAATTTGATGATGCTAACGTTGCAAAAATTTGCATCAAGCAAATACAAAAGATGCAGGTCACTTAGATAGCTTAAGAAAGCAAAACAGTTAACCTATCCTTAGAATCTTTGACGATAAAACTACACACTCCTAGGAATAAATGATGTCATCAAAGATGAAGCCTCTCAAATCCAGGAAACTAGAGACTTCAACTTCATGAGAAGTTAATAAAGATTTTCACACGGTAGCACTACTTGCATATCCAGCTTGGACAACGGCCTCCTTAGAGAGCAATGAAGGACATTAAACTTGTAAAATACAATCTCCTTGAAGATCATAATCATTGTTCAATCACTTGAAACACTACTCAACATGTGATTAATGTAAATcaatcaataagaaataaagGAGAAGTCAAAGCACGAAGACTGACAAGAACCTTCACAACAACTAAACAGAAGATGTTCAGAACTTATGCACCAATAGTTCAACACTAATATAATCTCCACCAAATTTTGCTTACAactattttcaatttgtttaaaatcattaaaaaaaggaagatgaagaaagaatTTACATCCCACTCTTTTTGACTTTGAATTCCCTCATAAGCCATCAAGAACGGTTTCATCTTCTCAAGTGCATCCCGTAGAGGAATAGGTGGTTTCTCATCTATATCTGGGTTTGTACCAAACTCCTCCATCAAATACTCTGGCTCAAACTCAATCTGCATTTGATAAGGCCATTATTAATGACCAAACATCTATACACCAAGTTAAATTTAACAAGTTCtgattcaaaaacaaaaacaatatcaTTATGCTAACCATGCAATTAGTGTGCAAGGCATCGATATAAGCATCCTCCATCGGAGAAGGAAGTACTCTACCACTCATCTCCTCAAAACCTTCAACTAACATATTCATTTTCTCAGCTCCTACTTTTTCAGCCAATTTCTCCCCATCGGCATTGTCTCCCAAGTACAAACCACCGAATCTTCCATCCTCATCATCCTCCATTTCCTGTCTCCGCATTCTCCCTCTTCCCTGCCCTCTCCCTCTCCCCCTCCCTCTTCCCCTCCCCATCCCTCTCCCCCTCCCAGGCCCACCTGCACTAATCCCTTCACCTTCTCCTTCTTCACCCCGCGATAAAATCTTCATCGCCATTTTTACAGCATCCTCTTTACTCAGCTTGGGCTGAGCCGACCCAGTTTCTGCCGCTGGAGCTTTTTCAGGTCGGGGCTGAGGTTGGAGTCGGGCCCGGATATGGCGGTTTTCTTCCTGCGGGGGAGGCCCCGGTTGTTGTCGTTGatgctgttgttgttgttgttgttgtgttACTACTGTCTTTCCACGCCCGGCACCAGGTAAGGTGGAGATGATACTTGATGGGAGATTGGGCTCACTCGGCTGAGTGGAATCGGTGGCTGACTCGTTCGGAGTAAATGTTCGGGGTTTTGCAGGTTGAGCGTCAGGCCGAGGTGACTCATTAGGATCTGAAGCGAAGGAAACTCGGCCGCGACCAGCACCGGACTTAACGGCGGTAAGGAAGGACGAGAAAGACGAGATGGACGGAGATGGGGCAGCGGAAGGTTGGCCGCGGCCGTGACCGCTTCCACTCGGAGGAGCCTGTGGCTGTGGGGGCGAGTCGGGCTTTGATTCAGATGCGGGCTGACCTGGCGCTTTCGACGGAGTGAAGCGGTCGGACGATGAGGAGCCAGTGGGGACTCCGTGGCCACGGCCCTGCCCGCTTCCACTCGACGGCGGCTGTCGCTGTGCCGACGACTCGGGTTTTGATTCTGCTGCGGGCTGACCTGGGGGTTTCGCCGGAGCGAAGCGGTCGAACGGCGACGAGCCGGTGGGGACTCCTCGGCCGCGGCCCCGGCCCGAACCGGACGAGCCAGAGCAGAAGGAAAAAGTGGTCTGATTGGTTACatttgggatgatgaaattattagGATTACTGATTCGTCTACCTATCACTCCTCTCATTTCGATTTCAATTCACTGATTTTTTAAAGGGGGTTTCtgctaataatatcaaaagaGTAACTGTGATTCTAGTAGGGTTTTGATTTCATCGTTGTGTTCAaggagcaaaaaaaaaaaaaaaaaaaaaaaagggtgatACGACGCCGTTTCAATTTGAAATCATCTGTTAAAGCGAAATGGAAATATTAAAAGCACAACcaaatgtaataattaatattcggGAAAAAATTGTACTATATTTCACTATAATGTATTTTTAATGCATGTATATCATATTATGTTTTATGATTTTAgtagtatattaaaataatattgcatagtattatattaatttttaattatactattTTTGATACTACACTAAActgcattatttttattggtgactaatttaaattatatatttaaaaaatgatatttattagtatttagaaaaatactaTTAGAACTTTTCCATTAACGTTTTTagtataaatgttaaaaaatatcattatttttcataaaacatatgtaaaactaataaattctaaaattttcgacagcataacatttattttttaatatttctcaaatattaaattcgtgaaataaagattaaaacagataattcaattgaataacctctaaaaaatatcacaacataaataaatagttgaaataaataaagttcGTTTAAAAGTAATCTTAAGATGATAGTATAAAAGTTTAGACATAGCACAACAtaatcacaaaataataaagcgataaaataattacaatataatCACCAAGAATGTGGGtgtgttaaataatttaagtacACAAATCAACATGCTAAAATGCTACTTCAAAATATCATTGTTAGGAAATGCATACTCCCAAATCAAATTCCACCTCTCCTCTTGTGCTCACGCATCCTAACATATGTCAACTTTtggtaaatatcattttataatattttaaaagccTTTACATTTGAAGGTTTTTCTACCATTAAATTTAAGGTCATAAACTCATCATCCACATAAAAGTCTCATCGAAGAAAGCTTTTCAATAATATAATCATGATTTTCACCActtccaaaaatattttgaataacaATATGTTCATTTGATTTAGACCTCTTCCTTTATGATGATTATGAACATAGTGGGTGGCAGACATTGGGGAACTTTTATCATCAAACTATTGTCATAATCATGAATATCTTCTTGTAGTGCTGCATTAGTCATATCAATTACAATTTCTGTCAACCTTCCAGTTCCATGgtcttttctaaataaatttttgatagCCTCTTGTAATGTGGAAATGACTTGTCCCTCCAATTGTTGTATCTTTTAGTTTGATTATGtaatttgattgaattaatttttttttgaaataagtgATACCTCTAAAAACTCTTATTCCAATCGGCTTATTTAATGCATCACAAAGTATTCTTGGATTGGAGGCAGAGCCTTCATATCCAGACATCATGAAGATGAATTTTATATCTCGTAAACAAACCCCTAAAACATTTTTAGCAATCTTAGCCTTTCTTATATGTTATCTTGGCTCATCAATCTTAACCTTTCTTACACGAACTCTAATGTAAGTTACATTCTATGCCTCCAaacaaaatatacatatattaaacaaatgtaaattttattggcaTCCGAATATAACtaactataataaaatataaataattcataatatgcCTTGAACCACTACCATCTTTTATTAGTGCAATTCTCACTACAATAAAACTAAGATATAGTAGCATGTAGAAAATGCTACTAAAAGTAAACCATAGCactttaaatttagtaaatctAAGCgagagttttaatttttggaaaatgatgtttgccccgggtcaaacctcgaaaaatacaaaacggcgtcgttttgtttttaattttttttcttttttgcttttccAAAACGCTGCCGTTTTTGACAATTTCGTTTTTGCTTCTCCAACAGAAACCGTAATTCTCTTCCTCTTCGTATCTTCGTTTCACCTGAGACAGATAGAAGAATTCGTTAGTTTCCTTACCGAAGAATTCGTTTCGCCTGGGATTCCTTACCGAAAAAATCGTTAACGCTGGTAGTCGACTCACAGCCACGGTCATCGTCGTTACCTTCCTTTCCTGACCAAGGTCCAGCCATTCGGGATCCACCACGACCGACTCACAACCACGGTCACCGTCAACGCTGGTAACTGAAACTTGTTCAGGAAATTAAACTCACGAAGCGTCAAAGCTCACAGCCTGAGGTAATGCTTCGTTTTTGCCTCTTTAGGTTATGGCAAAATGGGGATGATTTGGTTGATCTAGGTTAATATTATTGGCTGAATTTGGATAGCTATTGTTGTTCCCGTTTTATTTAAATGTGTTAAATTGCAATTTATTTCCCTTTCACACTTGATTTGGgtacaattttgaatttggtaATGTTGAGGTTGAGGATGAATGATGACGAGAGATTTCTGATTTTTGAGGTTGAAGAAATGAGAGATTTTTGATTTGTGAGGTTgaagaaatgagaaatttcTTAGCTATTGCAGCTGTTCTCTGttcttttttgaattaatgtaaGGTGTATTTCTTAGCTATTGCAGCTGCGCTCTGTTCTCTGTTATTTTTGGGCTTATGCAGCTGCTCTCTGTTTGTTATTTCTGGGCATGAGAGATGTTGATGCAACTACTTTTACTAATTTTCCAATATGTAAATAGTTACTTGCACGACTAATTGTGCATCAGCacttgaagaaaataacaaaaatgtacTCTTCTGGTGCTAAATGTTTGTCCAATATATACTCTCAATGCTTTATGATGATTTGAATGCTATCAATTGTATAGGCAGCATTTTTGTGCAACCATATTGTCTGTATCTACTGGTAACCAGCCCCAATGTTTTTGTATGTAGTTTCATATATTGGAATCTAATTGATTTATCTAAAGTCCGTCATTACCTTTTCCGTGATGGAATCTTTCATGCATTGGCATTATTTCTGGTTCATTGATTACTTTAGGAAAGTCTTTGTAACAAGTCCTTGTAACAAAAttagacacacacacagagagaCGCATACACACAcagagacacacacacacacacacacacatacagaCACAcggacacacacacacacacacacagagaaccacacacacacacacagaatTTGACACACATTGTTCtggttttcttttcattattaattataattgtatCCCTTTTTCGGCAGTTTCTTTCTAACGGTCTATGGCTTCACAAACAATGTCATCCAAcacaagcgagaattgaatgtGTAATGGATGCGGTGATCAGATGGAGCTGTTAATATCACACACAACAAAAAatccaaatatcaaattttggatttgtaGAGGATGTACCAATTTTCAATGGGCAGAAGATCGTAAATCTAGTGAAGAGAAGATAAACTTGTTAGTGGATGAGGTTAGGAAGTTGGCCTTGGAGATTGAGTGTTTGTCcgtaaaatttcaattattgtatAAAGAACTTGAGCATATGCGAGATCGTGAAGTGCAAAGGCAATTGTTGGACGACGAACTTCGAAAGAGAGAGGCACGacaatatgattttattaaattaatcatgatTGTTGTATTATGTTTTCTATTTAAGTATTGTTTTTAAGTTGTTTCTATTTGTACTATGTTACTGGAAAAAACTTCTATTGTAGAATTTGACCATgatatgtaataatattttcatgttAAATATAAGTTTTCGGTTGTTTGAATTAATTCAAGTATTCTAAATTTGGAATTTGACCCCAATAATACTTCtcaaaattatactatggcccaacTCATTCTAATATGTTCCAAATAGATCCATTttcagaattttgaaaaatacttacaaagtctaaaatttaaaaaatgtcgAAATACACATACACcaagtaaatacataaaacATAAGCTAACTTCAATTAACTTCGATTATGTGCTTGGTTCATTAGTTGAAAACTCCCCTCGATTGGCCTCCTTGAAATTTTATTGCGGAAAATATTGCAAGTTTCCATGATGGACTCCGCCATAATTCATCCAAGATTGATAGTAAGGGGGGTAAAATGCATGTTGTAAGGGT encodes:
- the LOC102613747 gene encoding uncharacterized protein LOC102613747 is translated as MRGVIGRRISNPNNFIIPNVTNQTTFSFCSGSSGSGRGRGRGVPTGSSPFDRFAPAKPPGQPAAESKPESSAQRQPPSSGSGQGRGHGVPTGSSSSDRFTPSKAPGQPASESKPDSPPQPQAPPSGSGHGRGQPSAAPSPSISSFSSFLTAVKSGAGRGRVSFASDPNESPRPDAQPAKPRTFTPNESATDSTQPSEPNLPSSIISTLPGAGRGKTVVTQQQQQQQHQRQQPGPPPQEENRHIRARLQPQPRPEKAPAAETGSAQPKLSKEDAVKMAMKILSRGEEGEGEGISAGGPGRGRGMGRGRGRGRGRGQGRGRMRRQEMEDDEDGRFGGLYLGDNADGEKLAEKVGAEKMNMLVEGFEEMSGRVLPSPMEDAYIDALHTNCMIEFEPEYLMEEFGTNPDIDEKPPIPLRDALEKMKPFLMAYEGIQSQKEWDEAVNEVMERVPLLKEIVDHYSGPDRVTAKQQGEELERVAKTIPESAPASIKRFANRAVLSLQSNPGWGFDKKCQFMDKLAWEVSQHYK